The Fibrobacter sp. UWH6 genomic interval ACGGCTTTCTTGCCTTCTGCAAATTCTGCAGGGCGAGCCAAAGAATCTTCAGTCGGCAATTCACGAACAGGATTACCAAAGACCATGCACTTTTCTGCAGGGAAACCCTTGGCGGCATCTTCAGAGGTTACGAAGATGGTCTTTGCATAGCGGGAGCCAACCTTATTGGCAACACCGGCCACAGCATTCTGTTCCTGCAAATACACGGGAATACCCATGGAACCTGCGGCCAGCACGATCGGCAAGGAAACATATCCACCAGTAGCCACAACGACATCAGGCTTCACCTTGCGAACGACGCTCTTGGCGCGGACCAGGGCCTTGGTCAAATTGAAAGGCAAGGCCAAATTCTTAAGGAACGGTCCACGATGCAGAGGTACCGCAGAAATGTATTCATAGGGCCAATTCTTGGCAACCAGGCGTTCTTCCATAGAATCCTTACGACCGGCAAAAGTAATGTCGGTAACGCCCATCTTCTTCAAACTATCTGCAATGGCAACGGCCGGAAAAATATGGCCACCGGTACCGCCACATACGAAAAGGAACTTTTTCATACGCCACTCCTTGTATAATCA includes:
- the murG gene encoding undecaprenyldiphospho-muramoylpentapeptide beta-N-acetylglucosaminyltransferase; this encodes MKKFLFVCGGTGGHIFPAVAIADSLKKMGVTDITFAGRKDSMEERLVAKNWPYEYISAVPLHRGPFLKNLALPFNLTKALVRAKSVVRKVKPDVVVATGGYVSLPIVLAAGSMGIPVYLQEQNAVAGVANKVGSRYAKTIFVTSEDAAKGFPAEKCMVFGNPVRELPTEDSLARPAEFAEGKKAVFIVGGSQGAVGINNKIEESIKSITARDDVSVVWQVGVKNVATINDRLGEMPNVAVRGFLDGIYAYMKHADLIISRAGASALAEILAFGKPSILLPFPHATANHQEHNARVVEKAGAALVELDAEENHLWEKVETLLADESRLANMAAAAKGLGMPDAADQIAMVILEKENA